One genomic window of Cricetulus griseus strain 17A/GY chromosome 3, alternate assembly CriGri-PICRH-1.0, whole genome shotgun sequence includes the following:
- the LOC100762382 gene encoding olfactory receptor 13A1 codes for MILNPNQTMVTEFVLEGFSEHPSLRLLLIGCFLTLYTMALIGNIVIIALVTSSNGLHSPMYFFLCNLATMDIVCTSSVLPKALLGLVSKENTIAFKGCMAQLFFLVWSASSELLLLTVMAYDRYVAICHPLHYSSRMSPHLCGALALGVWSICALNASINTGLMTRLSFCGPKVITHFFCEIPPLLLLSCSPTYVNSIMTLMADAFYGGINFFFTLLSYGYIIASILRMRSAEGKKKAFSTCSSHLIVVCVYYSSVFCAYISPASSYSPERSKVTSVLYSVLSPTLNPLIYTLRNKDVKLALGRLLSSFSH; via the coding sequence ATGATATTAAATCCCAACCAGACAATGGTGACAGAGTTTGTGCTGGAAGGGTTCTCAGAGCACCCTAGTCTAAGACTTCTCCTAATAGGCTGTTTCCTGACCCTCTACACAATGGCTCTAATAGGCAACATTGTGATCATTGCTTTGGTCACCTCCAGCAATGGGCTGCACAGTCCCATGTATTTTTTCCTGTGCAACCTGGCCACCATGGATATTGTCTGCACCTCCTCTGTGCTGCCCAAGGCGCTGCTGGGCCTGGTGTCTAAGGAAAACACCATCGCCTTCAAGGGGTGCATGGCACAGCTCTTCTTCCTTGTGTGGTCTGCATCCTCCGAGCTGCTTCTGCTCACAGTCATGGCCTacgaccgctatgtggccatctgccatCCTCTGCACTACAGCTCTAGGATGAGCCCACACCTGTGTGGGGCCCTGGCTTTGGGTGTGTGGTCCATCTGTGCTCTGAATGCATCTATCAACACTGGTCTGATGACACGGCTGTCATTCTGTGGCCCCAAGGTCATCACCCACTTCTTCTGTGAGATACCCccactcctcctgctctcctgcaGCCCCACATATGTGAACAGTATTATGACTCTTATGGCAGATGCCTTCTATGGAGGCATCAACTTCTTCTTCACCCTACTCTCCTATGGCTACATTATCGCCAGCATCCTGCGCATGCGTTCTGCTGAGGGCAAGAAGAAGGCCTTTTCTACCTGCTCATCCCACCTCATCGTGGTCTGTGTGTACTACTCATCTGTGTTCTGTGCCTATATCAGCCCTGCTTCCAGCTACAGCCCAGAAAGAAGCAAAGTGACTTCGGTGCTGTACTCAGTCCTAAGCCCAACCCTGAACCCCCTCATCTACACCCTGAGGAACAAGGATGTCAAGCTCGCCCTGGGGAGACTCTTGTCCTCTTTCTCTCATTAG
- the LOC100762674 gene encoding olfactory receptor 13G1: protein MASENQSVVTMFILQNFVDDPWLQDALFCFFFTLLTVAIVGNGLIITIIHRSPSLHTPMYFFLYNLALMDVICTVTVLPKVLQSLVTENTISYGKCLTQMFIFTWVLGSELLLFSAMAYDRYLAICRPLHYGTLMNGRACVALAAFVWFTGALNSLVLTCLVLPLSFCGSNLITHYFCEIPSVLMLSCSPTFINDIMTVIADMFLTGLNFLLTMTSYGFIIASILRIRSAEGKKRAFSTCSAHLIVVTLYYSTVLYTYVRPALGTAGLLDKVIAVLYTTVTPSLNPLIYTLRNKEFKTSFKKLLFPHS from the coding sequence ATGGCTTCTGAGAACCAGTCAGTTGTGACCATGTTCATCCTGCAAAACTTCGTGGATGATCCCTGGCTCcaggatgccctcttctgcttcttctttacCTTGTTGACAGTGGCCATAGTTGGCAATGGCCTGATTATCACAATCATCCACAGGAGTCCTAGCCTCCACACCCCCATGTATTTCTTCCTATATAACCTTGCCTTGATGGATGTGATCTGCACTGTGACTGTCCTGCCCAAGGTCCTGCAGAGCCTGGTGACAGAGAACACCATATCTTATGGGAAATGTCTCACACAGATGTTCATCTTCACCTGGGTCCTGGGCTCCGagcttctgctcttctctgccatggcctatgaccgctatctTGCAATCTGCCGGCCATTGCACTATGGAACCCTCATGAATGGCAGGGCTTGTGTGGCCCTTGCAGCCTTTGTGTGGTTCACAGGGGCTCTCAATTCCTTGGTGCTCACCTGTCTGGTGTTGCCGCTGTCCTTCTGTGGTTCCAATCTCATCACACACTACTTCTGTGAGATCCCTTCTGTGCTCATGCTGTCCTGTAGTCCCACCTTTATCAACGACATCATGACTGTCATTGCAGACATGTTCCTAACTGGCTTGAACTTCCTCTTGACCATGACATCCTACGGCTTCATCATCGCCAGCATCCTGCGCATCCGTTCAGCTGAGGGCAAGAAGCGAGCCTTCTCCACCTGCTCTGCTCACCTGATTGTGGTCACCCTTTATTATTCCACTGTGCTCTATACTTATGTCCGACCAGCCCTAGGAACTGCTGGGCTCCTGGACAAGGTCATTGCTGTTCTGTACACCACTGTGACCCCCTCTCTGAACCCCCTGATCTATACCTTGAGAAACAAGGAATTcaaaacatcctttaaaaaacttttatttccCCATTCATGA
- the LOC100762964 gene encoding olfactory receptor 13A1, translating into MILNPNQTMVTEFVLQGFSEHPSLRLLLIGCFLTLYTMALIGNIVIIALVTSSNGLHSPMYFFLCNLATMDIVCTSSVLPKALLGLVSKENTIAFKGCMAQLFFLVWSASSELLLLTVMAYDRYVAICHPLHYSSRMSPHLCGALALGVWSICALNASVHTGLMTRLSFCGPKVITHFFCEIPPLLLLSCSPTYVNSIMTLMADAFYGGINFFTLLSYGYIIASILRMRSAEGKKKAFSTCSSHLIVVCVYYSSVFCAYISPASSYSPERSKVTSVLYSVLSPTLNPLIYTLRNKDVKLALGRLLSSFSH; encoded by the coding sequence ATGATATTAAATCCCAACCAGACAATGGTGACAGAGTTTGTGCTGCAAGGGTTCTCAGAGCACCCTAGTCTAAGACTTCTACTAATAGGCTGTTTCCTGACCCTCTACACAATGGCTCTAATAGGCAACATTGTGATCATTGCTTTGGTCACCTCCAGCAATGGGCTACACAGTCCCATGTACTTTTTCCTGTGCAACCTGGCCACCATGGATATTGTCTGCACCTCCTCTGTGCTGCCCAAGGCGCTGCTGGGCCTGGTGTCTAAGGAAAACACCATCGCCTTCAAGGGGTGCATGGCACAGCTCTTCTTCCTTGTGTGGTCTGCATCCTCTGAGCTGCTTCTGCTCACGGTCATGGCCTATGACCGTTATGTGGCCATCTGCCATCCTCTGCACTACAGCTCTAGGATGAGCCCACACCTGTGTGGGGCCCTGGCTTTGGGTGTGTGGTCCATCTGTGCTCTGAATGCATCTGTCCACACTGGTCTGATGACACGGCTGTCATTCTGTGGCCCCAAGGTCATCACCCACTTCTTCTGTGAGATCCCCccactcctcctgctctcctgcaGCCCCACATATGTGAACAGTATTATGACTCTTATGGCAGATGCCTTCTATGGAGGCATCAACTTCTTCACCCTACTCTCCTATGGCTACATTATCGCCAGCATCCTGCGCATGCGTTCTGCTGAGGGTAAGAAGAAGGCCTTTTCTACCTGTTCATCCCATCTCATCGTGGTCTGTGTGTACTACTCATCTGTGTTCTGTGCCTATATCAGCCCTGCTTCCAGCTACAGCCCAGAAAGAAGCAAAGTGACTTCGGTGCTGTACTCAGTCCTAAGCCCAACCCTGAACCCCCTCATCTACACCCTGAGGAACAAGGATGTCAAGCTCGCCCTGGGGAGACTCTTGTCCTCTTTCTCTCATTAG